TGCGAACGGTCTTTTTTGGCACCATAGAAGCCAATCTATAAAGTAATGATTgtagtgagtgtgtttgtgtgtgtgccttctGCTTTTTAAACATTTAGAGAATTGTATCAAACCCGTCTGAGATGAAAAAAATACTGTAATTGATCAggctagatcataaaggaacaattgtccagacagaggattgagtttacgaattccCGGGTTTATTAACCAAACtcaacacaggctactgtttggccgtagcccacgccaaataaatcaAGGATACCCGTATAAAACAACCGTGACCATCTCCTGTTAAGACCaaacgtaagagagagaacaatgggaACAATTGATACTTTTACCTGTCTCCTTGGGATGACCATCTTTGCTGCAACATATTGGGACAGGAACTGTCTCATTGCTGATAGGGTTAGCAGCCACACAGCTGTAGGTGGAGTTGTAGTTCTTTCCCTCTACCTCCAAACGGAGAGAGAGATCGGTGGTGAGATCAGGACTGCTGGTCTGGTTTAGTTTTTCCTCTCCTCTGTACGAGGTCAAGGTCACCTCTTTTCCGTTGTCCACAGAACACACCGCACGACAGGAGCTGCTGTCACACCCTGTCACCTGAGGTTTGGAAACgtcacacgcacacgcgcacacacacacacacttacagtaaAGAGTGAGGTTAAATTGAGGTGCCCTCTTCTTTCCATCTTTATTCTCCACCGAATAAACCCCAGCATCTTCtatctgtaggtctgacagactgAATAATCCTGTCTCATTGTCCCAGGGAAGGCGATTTTTAAATCTCTCTTCTGGATCTATTTGGCTTTGTCCATTGAGCACAAATGCATTGGTGTCTTCTCCATACCTTAAATAGCCAGTTTTAAACACTCTCTCTGGAAAAGATAACGACTCTCCCAAGATGCCATTCACCCGCTGAGTCTCAGACTTGACTGTTCGTTGGGAAGCACAGAGTactgtggacagagagagactcaatATCAACACAATAGCAGTATTCCAGGAGGTCTGCAAAACACTAAAATCTCACAACACCTGGATAAGTGTTTAACACGTCAGTAACCACATCCACATGATATGGCAATCTGATGCCGGACTGCAAATAACAACGACATTCAATCATGAGTTGATTAGTGCAGCACTTCTACAATGTAGTCGCCTGGAACAACACTATTGACTTGAGTGCCCCAGTTCTTCTTAGGTACTAACAGGCCTGATGTGATGGTGAAAATCAGGAAACAAAGTTTTAGCACTGGTAGTTGAATATGCTGTCTGAAATTGAGTTCACATGGAATACATTCTCTGAGCAAGGGGAAAATCTTCCACCAAATGACTGTTTCATTTTCTttacaaaaataataatacatcaaGGATCACTGAAAAGCACACGACAGAGGGATATTGAACATATTTCCATTAGCTAAATAGGTGTGGCTCAAAACTGTGCCCCACCTGTCCTGAATGACGGACAGGTGGGGAACATAAAGTTCATCATCACCGATTTGCATACTGATTTGCATAGGAAACGTGTTCTGTCTGTTCTTCAACAGAAGGAAGCCTCCAGCGTACATACTCCAGGCACTTATAATAAAGTATGCATGCGGTATAAACCTAATATCTTTCTGTGTTTATGTCTCACCCACACACCAAACACATTTTCATCTAAAATGGTTTAGGATCCTTTTCACTAGGATTTTCCACTAGCATTTTCCACTAGAATTCCACTACTTACTTAAAACTTAAATAGTTTCTACTCCATATGACTTGCATGAGAGAAAGCAACAATTTAACCAATTCtaaacattttatttgaatattcTTATTGTGTTTCATGTTTTTGATGCCCAAAGACTATCTTACATGGAAAACAAGATGACTTAACAGGACCTTTAAAGAATCCTGAAAGGGGCACTGGTCAACAAGGCCCCTAGCCCTGCCCCTAACCacccttttgaccaatcagatctccTCTGAAAAAGATATGATGTGAAAAGGtctaatgtgattggtcaaaagaccaatttgtggaaaaaatatctgaattgggctgccAAACACACCGTATGAAGGGCAGAACCAGAGTCTaacacattttgtttttttataacaAGTAATTTCAAGTCCATGAACCAACAATAATTGGTTGTATTCATGCAAGTGATATGGGGTGGAAGTTACTGAAGTTTTAAAGTATTTCTTAATGTagtcaatatatttttttaaatagacaAAGAAGAAATTTTCTGTGGATTGGAGGGAGGAGCCATGAAACAATGACAGTTGGTTGCATTCATGTAAGTCATATATTGTGGAAGCTATTGAAGTTTTAAATAAGTATTTTTGACAAAATTATTTAAAATTCATAGAAAATagagaaacaaaaacaaatacaaaagtaAGGGCTGAGCGAtcagtgctttttgaggtcggttcggttTCAGTTCGATTAATAAAACATAATCATGATTTTCGAATTTGGTTTTGATAAATTTTAAAAAAacattacagtgcatttggaaagtattcagaccccttgaccgcttccacattttgtttacctatttaaaaaaaatccctcatcaatctacacacaatactcaataacgacaaagcgaaaacaggtttagacatttttgcaaatgtattaaaaataaaaaactgtgataccttatttacataagtattcagacactttgctatgagactcgaaattgagctcaggtgcatcctgtttccattgatcatccttgagatgtttctacaacttgattggagtccacctgaggtaaattctattgattggacatgattaggaaaggcacacacctgtctacataaggtcccatagttgacagtgcatgtcagagcaaaaaccaagccatgaggtcgaaggaattgtacgtagagctcagagacaggattgtgttgaggcacagatctggggaagggtaccaaaacatttctgcagcattgaaggtccccaagaacataat
The window above is part of the Salvelinus fontinalis isolate EN_2023a chromosome 42, ASM2944872v1, whole genome shotgun sequence genome. Proteins encoded here:
- the LOC129841079 gene encoding SLAM family member 5-like, whose product is MLKHPAETSWNTAIVLILSLSLSTVLCASQRTVKSETQRVNGILGESLSFPERVFKTGYLRYGEDTNAFVLNGQSQIDPEERFKNRLPWDNETGLFSLSDLQIEDAGVYSVENKDGKKRAPQFNLTLYCKCVCVCACACDVSKPQVTGCDSSSCRAVCSVDNGKEVTLTSYRGEEKLNQTSSPDLTTDLSLRLEVEGKNYNSTYSCVAANPISNETVPVPICCSKDGHPKETVLGKILGELC